From Arthrobacter sp. FW306-2-2C-D06B, a single genomic window includes:
- a CDS encoding pentapeptide repeat-containing protein translates to MAAVAKVTAPRISPIRLDELRDDPAPDFQRGERYDGVRLTRAVADGAELSGADFIECEFNGVSFNEAQLRGATFRDCILNEPYAPVFTAARTSWREVEISNPRWGSAEMYEGAWHSVKIDGGKLDFLNLRGSKLTDVVITGCIINELDLGACTATRMVLKDCTIGTLDVTGAKLKDVDLRGSDFRMINGLGGLSGVVIDDYQLSLLAPLLAGHLGIRVI, encoded by the coding sequence ATGGCGGCGGTCGCCAAGGTGACGGCCCCCCGGATTTCCCCGATCAGGCTTGACGAGCTCCGCGACGATCCAGCGCCAGACTTCCAGCGCGGCGAGCGGTACGATGGCGTACGCCTCACCCGTGCCGTGGCTGACGGAGCGGAGCTGAGTGGAGCGGACTTTATCGAGTGTGAATTCAACGGAGTCTCCTTCAACGAAGCACAACTGCGTGGCGCGACGTTCCGGGATTGCATCCTAAATGAGCCCTACGCTCCGGTATTCACGGCTGCGCGCACATCGTGGCGTGAAGTGGAGATCAGTAACCCGCGTTGGGGTTCAGCGGAGATGTACGAGGGCGCCTGGCACTCGGTGAAGATCGACGGCGGCAAGCTGGACTTCCTGAACCTGCGCGGATCCAAGCTCACGGATGTGGTGATCACGGGCTGCATCATCAACGAGCTCGACCTCGGGGCTTGTACCGCGACGCGGATGGTGCTCAAGGATTGCACCATCGGGACGCTGGATGTCACCGGGGCCAAGCTCAAGGACGTGGACCTGCGGGGCTCGGACTTCCGGATGATCAATGGACTCGGCGGCCTGTCCGGCGTGGTCATCGATGATTACCAGCTCAGCCTGTTGGCACCCCTTTTGGCCGGACACCTGGGTATTCGGGTGATCTGA
- a CDS encoding SRPBCC family protein, with product MDHSTTLSQHINASREKVWAVITDIPGSAKTLSGVKAIQMLSEGPYGEGTRWKETRAMMGREETVEMHVSQSDPPRGTTVKARQGGADYTTRFTLEERDGGTELALFFGAEVLKPTFFSKVMMAAFGKLGLSVTRKALAKDLTEIAAKAEAL from the coding sequence ATGGACCACAGCACCACTCTCAGCCAGCACATCAACGCCTCCCGGGAGAAAGTCTGGGCCGTCATCACCGACATTCCGGGCTCGGCCAAGACGTTGTCGGGCGTCAAAGCCATTCAGATGCTCAGCGAGGGACCCTACGGTGAGGGCACGCGGTGGAAGGAAACCCGCGCCATGATGGGCAGGGAGGAAACCGTGGAAATGCACGTTTCCCAGAGCGATCCGCCGCGCGGCACCACTGTCAAAGCGCGGCAGGGCGGCGCGGACTACACAACGCGCTTCACCCTCGAAGAGCGCGACGGCGGGACCGAACTTGCGCTGTTCTTCGGCGCCGAGGTCCTCAAGCCGACTTTCTTCAGCAAGGTCATGATGGCCGCGTTCGGAAAGCTCGGGCTGAGTGTCACCCGCAAGGCTCTCGCGAAGGATCTCACCGAGATCGCGGCGAAAGCGGAGGCGCTCTGA
- a CDS encoding 1,4-dihydroxy-2-naphthoyl-CoA synthase, which produces MSNDFPAKVSDVFDPSRWRTVSGFDDFQDMTYHRQVERDADGKVSRDLPTVRIAFNRPEVRNAFRPGTVDELYRAMDHARMTPDVATVLLTGNGPSPKDGGHSFCSGGDQRIRGRDGYRYADGETQESIDPARAGRLHILEVQRLMRTMPKVVIAVVNGWAAGGGHSLHVVSDLTIASREHGKFKQTDATVGSFDAGYGSALLARQIGQKAAREIFFLAREYSAEDMVRMGAVNEAVDHERLEEVALEYAADIARQSPQAIRMLKFAFNLADDGLAGQQVFAGEATRLAYMTDEAVEGKEAFLEKRDPDWSNFPYYF; this is translated from the coding sequence GTGAGCAACGACTTCCCCGCCAAGGTATCCGACGTCTTTGACCCGTCCCGCTGGCGCACCGTGTCCGGTTTCGACGATTTCCAGGACATGACGTACCACCGGCAGGTCGAGCGGGACGCAGACGGAAAAGTGTCGAGGGACCTTCCGACGGTCCGGATCGCCTTCAACCGCCCGGAGGTCCGCAACGCCTTCCGGCCCGGCACCGTTGACGAGCTGTATCGTGCCATGGACCACGCCCGGATGACTCCGGATGTCGCCACAGTCCTCCTCACCGGGAACGGCCCCTCCCCCAAGGACGGCGGCCATTCGTTCTGTTCCGGCGGGGACCAGCGCATCCGCGGACGAGACGGGTACCGGTACGCCGACGGCGAGACGCAGGAGAGCATCGACCCCGCCCGGGCGGGCCGCCTGCACATCCTGGAAGTCCAGCGGCTCATGCGGACCATGCCGAAGGTGGTCATCGCCGTCGTCAACGGCTGGGCCGCTGGTGGCGGGCACTCCCTTCACGTCGTCTCGGACCTCACCATCGCCTCCCGCGAGCACGGCAAGTTCAAGCAGACCGACGCCACGGTGGGAAGTTTCGACGCCGGTTACGGCTCGGCGCTGCTCGCCCGGCAGATCGGGCAGAAAGCCGCCCGCGAGATCTTTTTCCTGGCCCGTGAGTATTCCGCCGAGGACATGGTGCGCATGGGTGCCGTCAACGAAGCCGTGGACCACGAGCGCCTCGAGGAGGTTGCCCTGGAGTACGCCGCGGACATCGCTCGCCAATCCCCGCAGGCCATCCGCATGCTCAAGTTCGCCTTCAACCTCGCCGACGACGGCCTGGCCGGCCAGCAGGTCTTCGCCGGGGAGGCCACGCGCCTGGCCTATATGACGGACGAAGCCGTCGAGGGCAAGGAAGCCTTCCTCGAGAAGCGCGATCCGGACTGGTCCAACTTTCCGTACTACTTCTAG
- a CDS encoding amino acid permease, which produces MPQNTTTDLQREPGTLAAPSTSTTSENLSAEGYQKTLSRRHVTMIAMGGAIGVGLFMGAGGRLASTGPALIFSYAIAGVIAYLLMRALGELIMYRQTSGSFVSYAGEMFGKKGAFLSGWMYFINWAMTGIAELIAIGLYFQFFFPNVPVELSAIAALVLLVAVNLFSVKAFGEFEFWASCLKVAAILIFLAVGTFMVVTNAQVGTGHASVGNLFAADGGMFPKGGLVMILVLNAVIFAYNAIELVGITAGEMQNPEREVPKAIRAVVIRIVVFYVGSVTLLAMLLPSDQYHAGTSPFVTVFGQMGLPWMGDVMNMIVITAALSSCNSGLYSIGRIFRTMANNGHAPKWLTKMSTRHVPYAAILAIGAVYLVGILLNIWLGGSHAFDLALNTASIGVIFTWGSIFASQIALRKKKGNVSSLPMPGSPWTSWVGLIALLAITILIGMDTMTDKATGEVFLLGLWTLATIPFFALVLWLGWQKVKNNEPKSELFS; this is translated from the coding sequence GTGCCTCAAAACACCACAACCGACCTTCAGCGTGAGCCGGGAACCCTGGCTGCGCCCAGTACCTCTACAACTTCCGAAAACCTCAGCGCCGAGGGCTACCAGAAGACCCTGAGCCGCCGCCACGTCACGATGATCGCGATGGGCGGCGCGATCGGCGTCGGCCTCTTCATGGGCGCGGGTGGACGGCTGGCCTCCACCGGCCCGGCCCTCATCTTCTCCTACGCCATTGCCGGCGTCATTGCCTACCTGCTGATGCGGGCCCTTGGCGAACTGATCATGTACCGCCAGACCTCCGGCTCCTTTGTCAGCTACGCCGGTGAAATGTTCGGCAAAAAGGGCGCCTTCCTCTCCGGTTGGATGTACTTCATCAACTGGGCCATGACGGGCATCGCCGAACTCATTGCCATCGGCCTGTACTTCCAGTTCTTCTTCCCGAATGTTCCCGTTGAGCTGTCCGCCATCGCCGCGCTGGTGCTGCTGGTGGCCGTGAACCTGTTCAGCGTCAAGGCCTTCGGCGAGTTCGAATTCTGGGCGTCCTGCCTCAAGGTCGCCGCGATCCTGATCTTCCTGGCCGTGGGCACCTTCATGGTGGTCACGAACGCGCAGGTGGGCACTGGCCACGCATCCGTGGGGAACCTCTTCGCTGCCGACGGCGGCATGTTCCCCAAGGGCGGCCTGGTGATGATCCTGGTCCTGAACGCCGTGATCTTCGCTTACAACGCCATCGAACTGGTCGGCATTACCGCCGGCGAGATGCAGAACCCGGAACGCGAAGTGCCCAAGGCGATCCGCGCCGTCGTGATCCGCATCGTGGTTTTCTACGTCGGTTCCGTCACGCTGCTGGCGATGCTGCTGCCTTCGGACCAGTATCACGCGGGAACCTCCCCGTTCGTCACGGTGTTCGGCCAGATGGGCTTGCCGTGGATGGGCGACGTCATGAACATGATCGTCATCACCGCAGCGCTGTCCTCATGCAACTCGGGCCTGTACTCGATCGGCCGCATCTTCCGCACCATGGCCAACAACGGACATGCCCCCAAGTGGCTGACCAAGATGTCCACCCGCCACGTGCCGTATGCGGCCATCCTGGCAATCGGCGCCGTGTACCTCGTGGGCATCCTGCTCAACATTTGGTTGGGCGGTTCGCACGCCTTCGACCTCGCCCTGAACACGGCCTCGATCGGCGTCATCTTCACCTGGGGCTCGATTTTCGCGAGCCAGATCGCCCTGCGCAAGAAGAAGGGCAACGTTTCCAGCCTCCCGATGCCGGGTTCGCCGTGGACCAGCTGGGTTGGCCTGATCGCCCTGTTGGCCATCACCATACTGATCGGCATGGACACCATGACGGACAAGGCCACGGGCGAGGTGTTCCTCCTGGGCCTCTGGACCCTGGCCACCATCCCGTTCTTCGCCTTGGTGCTGTGGCTGGGCTGGCAGAAGGTCAAGAACAACGAACCGAAGAGCGAGCTGTTCAGCTAG
- a CDS encoding enoyl-CoA hydratase/isomerase family protein, which yields MALNPEEFATLLIEEREDRVTVLLNRPEVRNAIDQHMVDELHRVCDYLEREPKILIIAGVEGVFASGADIGQLRERRRDDALRGINSTIFVRIAKLPMPVIAALDGYCLGGGAELAYAADFRIGTPSLRIGNPETGLGIMAAAGATWRLKELVGEPIAKEILLAGAVLRAEEALRINLITQIHEAPVLMEAAHNLADRIGRQDPLAVRITKSVFHAPAEAHPVIDTLAQGMLFESQAKFDRMQAFLDKKNTDKKSAKQSSAKQSSDTPDRTRK from the coding sequence ATGGCGTTGAACCCCGAGGAATTCGCAACCCTGCTCATCGAGGAACGCGAGGACCGCGTCACTGTCCTTCTGAACCGGCCCGAGGTCCGCAACGCGATCGACCAGCACATGGTGGACGAACTCCATCGGGTGTGCGATTACCTTGAACGCGAGCCGAAAATCCTGATCATTGCCGGCGTCGAAGGCGTTTTCGCATCGGGCGCAGATATCGGCCAGCTGAGGGAACGCCGCCGCGACGACGCCTTGCGCGGCATCAACTCCACCATCTTCGTGCGGATCGCGAAGCTGCCCATGCCCGTTATCGCGGCCTTGGACGGCTATTGCCTGGGCGGGGGTGCGGAACTCGCCTACGCCGCGGACTTCCGCATCGGTACGCCCAGCCTTCGCATCGGCAACCCGGAAACCGGGCTGGGCATCATGGCCGCCGCCGGGGCCACCTGGCGACTCAAGGAACTCGTGGGGGAGCCGATCGCCAAGGAGATCCTCCTTGCCGGCGCCGTCCTCCGCGCCGAGGAAGCCCTCCGCATCAATCTCATCACCCAGATCCATGAAGCCCCAGTGCTGATGGAAGCGGCCCACAACCTTGCTGACCGGATCGGCCGGCAGGATCCCCTGGCGGTGCGGATCACCAAGTCCGTGTTCCACGCTCCGGCCGAGGCGCACCCCGTGATCGACACTCTCGCCCAGGGCATGCTTTTCGAATCGCAAGCCAAGTTCGACCGCATGCAGGCGTTCCTCGACAAAAAGAACACCGACAAGAAGAGCGCCAAGCAATCCAGCGCCAAGCAATCCAGCGACACCCCAGACAGGACCCGAAAATGA
- a CDS encoding AMP-binding protein, which yields MNIDPVLKALAAALHDEGPAVEIVILEDGTPAAVPVETPGFEDAALVVRTSGSTGTPKATVLTIDELAASSMATAIALRGEGQWLLALPLQYVAGVQVLVRSLFAGTRPWAMDLSNGFTPEAFTAAAEELTDTIRFTSLVPTQLQRLLDSPSPQTLAILRRFNGILLGGAPAPDPLLDAARDAGLKVVTTYGSAETCGGCVYDGRPLEGVQVLLDDDGRVLLGGDTVASGYLDAPEASAEAFFEEDGTRWYRTNDLGALADDGTLTVLGRADDVIITGGVKASAAFIQAELEKFDGVTAAFVAGVPSREWGQAVAAYVAVEDSSPESIADYKARCQESLGTLAPKTVLTTDGLIMLPNGKPDRLAMIELLTEVHQGE from the coding sequence GTGAACATCGATCCGGTTCTCAAAGCCCTGGCCGCCGCCCTCCACGACGAGGGTCCCGCCGTCGAAATCGTCATCCTGGAAGACGGCACCCCTGCGGCGGTCCCCGTTGAAACACCGGGCTTCGAGGACGCCGCTCTTGTGGTCCGCACTTCCGGTTCCACCGGGACGCCCAAGGCCACGGTGCTGACGATCGACGAGCTCGCTGCTTCTTCCATGGCCACAGCCATCGCGCTCCGGGGCGAGGGACAGTGGCTCCTTGCCCTGCCGCTGCAATACGTTGCCGGGGTGCAGGTGCTGGTCCGCTCGCTCTTCGCCGGCACGCGTCCGTGGGCCATGGACCTCTCGAACGGCTTCACTCCGGAGGCATTCACCGCCGCCGCCGAAGAGCTGACCGACACCATCCGCTTCACCTCCTTGGTGCCGACCCAGCTGCAGAGGCTCCTGGACTCACCATCGCCGCAGACCCTCGCAATACTTCGCCGTTTCAACGGCATCCTCCTGGGCGGCGCGCCTGCACCCGACCCACTGCTGGACGCCGCCAGGGATGCCGGACTGAAGGTCGTGACCACCTACGGCTCCGCCGAGACGTGCGGCGGTTGCGTGTACGACGGAAGGCCGCTTGAGGGGGTCCAGGTCCTGCTCGACGACGACGGCCGGGTCCTCCTGGGCGGCGACACTGTGGCCTCCGGTTACCTGGACGCGCCCGAGGCGAGCGCCGAAGCGTTCTTCGAGGAGGACGGCACCCGCTGGTACCGCACCAACGATCTCGGCGCGCTCGCCGACGACGGAACCCTCACGGTGCTGGGCCGCGCCGACGACGTCATCATCACCGGCGGCGTGAAAGCCTCCGCCGCGTTCATCCAGGCGGAGCTTGAAAAGTTCGACGGCGTCACCGCGGCTTTCGTGGCCGGCGTGCCTTCCCGCGAGTGGGGCCAGGCGGTGGCAGCTTATGTTGCCGTCGAGGACAGCTCCCCGGAAAGCATTGCGGACTACAAGGCCCGCTGCCAGGAATCGCTAGGGACCCTCGCTCCCAAAACGGTGCTGACCACGGATGGCCTCATCATGCTCCCCAATGGAAAGCCGGACCGGCTGGCGATGATCGAGCTTCTCACCGAGGTGCATCAGGGAGAATAG
- a CDS encoding CPBP family intramembrane glutamic endopeptidase, with protein sequence MGTIPPAGRLYRFTGLDAAAFGLYVSLAAVLSLATAPVTGFVQRVFPDPATAVFAINLAFYASVGLFAVAAAWRVIARDLLILATRPWFTLAMIPLSIVAMLVITAILVTVAGSATESQNQLGLQSLVLQLPAWFVVPLLVVLGPFVEEYLFRHLLIGKLSRRVNIWLCCVLSVLCFAAIHVVGREGLVLPALAPYLGMGVVLVAVYVWTGKNVMFSYFVHAAKNLLAVVLIYAIPPQLLGG encoded by the coding sequence ATGGGCACCATTCCGCCAGCCGGCAGGCTATACCGATTCACGGGCTTGGACGCTGCGGCTTTCGGACTCTACGTGTCATTGGCGGCTGTCCTGAGCCTCGCCACGGCCCCGGTGACGGGTTTCGTGCAGCGGGTCTTTCCCGACCCGGCCACCGCCGTCTTCGCCATCAACCTCGCTTTTTACGCTTCGGTGGGCCTGTTCGCCGTAGCAGCTGCGTGGCGCGTCATAGCCCGCGACCTCCTGATCCTGGCCACCCGTCCGTGGTTCACGCTTGCGATGATTCCTTTATCCATCGTGGCGATGCTGGTGATCACCGCCATCCTGGTGACGGTTGCCGGCTCGGCCACGGAGTCGCAGAACCAACTGGGCCTGCAGTCCCTGGTCCTGCAACTGCCGGCCTGGTTCGTGGTGCCCTTGCTGGTGGTGTTGGGCCCCTTCGTGGAGGAATACCTGTTCCGGCACCTCCTGATCGGCAAGCTGTCCCGCCGCGTCAATATTTGGCTTTGTTGCGTTCTGTCCGTACTTTGTTTCGCCGCCATCCACGTGGTGGGACGTGAGGGGCTGGTGCTTCCCGCCCTGGCCCCGTACCTGGGAATGGGCGTCGTCCTGGTGGCTGTCTACGTCTGGACAGGCAAGAACGTGATGTTCTCCTATTTCGTTCACGCCGCCAAGAACCTCTTGGCCGTCGTGCTGATCTACGCGATCCCGCCGCAACTCCTCGGCGGCTAA
- a CDS encoding 3-hydroxyacyl-CoA dehydrogenase family protein: MTATSAIPHVVGVLGGGRMGAGIAHAFLIKGATVIVVERDHESAAGAQGRVAEAVAKSAARGTLTETAEETLSRFSTSTDYDSFVHCGLVVEAVPEDYELKVAALKAVEEHLSADAFLASNTSSLSVTGLASQLRRPANFVGLHFFNPVPASTLIEVVLAKETSAELAAAAKSWTGALGKTAVVVNDAPGFASSRLGVAIALEAMRMVEEGVASAEDIDAAMVLGYKHPTGPLRTTDIVGLDVRLGIAEYLHSTLGERFAPPQILRDKVARGELGRKTGKGFFDWAD, translated from the coding sequence ATGACGGCAACGTCCGCTATCCCGCATGTTGTCGGTGTCCTCGGCGGTGGCCGCATGGGGGCCGGCATCGCCCATGCTTTCCTGATCAAAGGTGCCACCGTGATCGTCGTCGAGCGCGACCACGAGTCCGCCGCAGGTGCGCAAGGTCGCGTCGCTGAGGCTGTGGCAAAGTCCGCTGCCCGAGGCACACTGACGGAGACCGCCGAAGAGACCTTGTCCCGGTTCAGCACCTCCACCGACTACGACTCCTTTGTCCATTGCGGGCTTGTCGTGGAAGCCGTGCCCGAGGACTACGAGCTCAAGGTTGCGGCCCTCAAGGCCGTGGAGGAACACCTCTCTGCTGACGCCTTCCTGGCCTCCAACACGTCGTCGCTCTCCGTGACGGGCCTCGCTTCGCAGCTCCGGAGGCCTGCCAATTTCGTTGGCCTGCACTTCTTCAACCCTGTCCCGGCTTCCACGCTCATCGAGGTGGTCTTGGCCAAGGAGACTTCGGCGGAGCTCGCCGCAGCGGCGAAAAGCTGGACCGGGGCACTCGGCAAGACCGCCGTCGTCGTCAATGACGCGCCCGGCTTCGCGTCCTCGCGGCTGGGCGTTGCGATCGCACTCGAGGCGATGCGAATGGTGGAAGAAGGCGTGGCCTCCGCGGAGGACATCGACGCGGCCATGGTGCTCGGCTACAAGCACCCGACGGGACCGCTTAGGACAACGGACATCGTGGGCCTGGACGTGCGACTGGGCATCGCCGAGTACCTGCACTCGACCCTGGGGGAGCGCTTCGCCCCGCCTCAGATCCTGCGCGACAAGGTCGCCCGCGGCGAGCTGGGCCGCAAAACCGGCAAGGGATTCTTCGACTGGGCTGACTAG
- a CDS encoding 1,4-dihydroxy-2-naphthoate polyprenyltransferase, which yields MATAAQWIQGARLRTLPAAIAPVLIGTAAAYELQSFRLLNAILAALVALLLQIGVNYANDYSDGIRGTDEDRVGPLRLVGSGAARPVHVKWAAFGAFGLAMIFGLVLVLITQSWWLILVGIGCVLAAWGYTGGKNPYGYMGFGDLFVFVFFGLVATLGTTYTQAGQVSLPAVIGAIGTGLIACALLMANNVRDIPTDTAAGKRTLAVRLGDRHARESYVLMLAVAILLVVILAPTKPWMLIVLLLIPACLMPAWIMVNGRKRKSLIPVLKQTGMINLGYSVLFSLGLILSHGF from the coding sequence GTGGCAACAGCTGCACAATGGATTCAAGGCGCCCGCCTGCGCACCCTGCCGGCAGCGATCGCGCCGGTTCTGATCGGCACAGCGGCCGCCTACGAGCTGCAATCTTTTCGGCTCTTGAATGCCATCCTCGCCGCCCTCGTGGCGCTGCTCCTTCAGATCGGGGTCAACTACGCCAACGATTACTCGGACGGTATCCGTGGCACCGATGAGGACCGCGTGGGTCCGCTCCGGCTGGTCGGTTCCGGTGCGGCACGCCCGGTACACGTCAAGTGGGCTGCCTTCGGCGCGTTCGGCCTGGCCATGATATTCGGCCTGGTACTGGTGCTCATCACGCAGAGCTGGTGGCTGATCCTGGTGGGAATCGGCTGCGTCCTCGCTGCGTGGGGGTACACCGGCGGCAAGAACCCGTACGGCTATATGGGCTTTGGCGACTTGTTCGTGTTTGTTTTCTTCGGCCTGGTGGCAACGCTCGGCACCACCTACACGCAGGCCGGTCAAGTGAGCCTTCCGGCCGTCATCGGGGCCATCGGCACCGGATTGATTGCGTGTGCCTTGCTGATGGCCAACAACGTGCGGGATATCCCCACGGATACGGCGGCGGGCAAGCGGACGCTGGCGGTGCGACTTGGCGACCGCCACGCCCGCGAGAGCTACGTCCTGATGCTGGCCGTCGCGATCCTGTTGGTCGTGATACTGGCGCCCACCAAGCCGTGGATGCTGATAGTGCTGCTGCTGATCCCCGCCTGCCTGATGCCGGCTTGGATCATGGTCAACGGCCGGAAGCGCAAGAGCCTTATCCCGGTGCTCAAGCAGACCGGAATGATCAACCTTGGCTACAGCGTGCTGTTCTCACTGGGCCTCATCCTGAGCCACGGCTTCTAA
- a CDS encoding thiolase family protein, translating into MVEAFLVGGARTPVGRYGGALSAVRPDDLAALVVREAVARAGVDPDAIDEVILGNANGAGEENRNVARMATLLAGLPLHIPGITVNRLCASGMSAIIMASHMIKAGAADIVVAGGVESMSRAPWVQEKPTTAFAKPGQIFDTSIGWRFANPLFSKGELSRGGKMTYSMPETAEEVARVDGISREDADAFAVRSHERALAAIAGGRFKEEIVPVTVKTRKGETVVDTDEGPREGTTMEVLAGLRPVVAGGSVVTAGNSSSLNDGASAIIVASEAAIEKFGLTPRARIIDGGSAGCEPEIMGIGPVPATQKILGRSGLTVGDLGAVELNEAFATQSLASMRRLGLDPDIVNLDGGAISLGHPLGSSGSRIAITLLGRMERELGTADRKIGLATMCIGVGQGAAILLEGM; encoded by the coding sequence ATGGTCGAGGCTTTTCTTGTTGGCGGTGCCCGCACCCCTGTAGGCCGTTATGGCGGCGCGCTTTCCGCGGTCCGGCCGGATGACCTGGCAGCCCTTGTCGTGCGCGAAGCCGTGGCCCGTGCCGGCGTCGACCCCGACGCGATCGATGAAGTCATCCTGGGCAACGCCAACGGCGCTGGCGAGGAAAACCGCAACGTCGCCCGGATGGCCACCCTTCTGGCGGGACTGCCCCTCCACATCCCCGGCATCACGGTCAACCGCCTTTGTGCCTCCGGCATGAGCGCCATCATCATGGCCAGCCACATGATCAAGGCCGGTGCGGCGGACATCGTGGTGGCTGGCGGCGTCGAATCGATGAGCCGGGCCCCCTGGGTCCAGGAGAAGCCCACCACAGCCTTCGCCAAACCGGGCCAGATCTTCGACACGTCCATCGGCTGGCGCTTCGCCAACCCCCTCTTCAGCAAGGGCGAGCTGTCCCGCGGCGGGAAGATGACGTATTCCATGCCGGAAACTGCCGAGGAAGTCGCCCGGGTGGACGGCATTTCCCGGGAAGACGCCGATGCCTTCGCCGTCCGCTCGCACGAACGCGCGCTTGCTGCCATCGCCGGCGGTCGCTTCAAGGAAGAGATTGTCCCGGTCACAGTGAAGACCCGCAAGGGCGAAACCGTGGTGGATACCGACGAAGGCCCACGCGAGGGAACCACGATGGAGGTCCTCGCCGGGCTCCGTCCAGTGGTCGCCGGTGGCTCGGTTGTCACGGCGGGCAACTCCTCCTCGCTTAACGACGGCGCGTCGGCCATCATCGTCGCGTCCGAGGCCGCCATCGAAAAGTTCGGCCTCACTCCGCGGGCCCGGATCATCGACGGCGGCTCGGCCGGTTGCGAACCGGAAATCATGGGCATCGGACCAGTTCCGGCAACCCAGAAGATCCTGGGCCGTTCCGGACTCACGGTCGGCGACCTTGGCGCCGTCGAACTCAATGAAGCCTTCGCGACGCAATCGCTCGCGAGCATGCGGCGTCTGGGCCTGGATCCGGACATCGTGAACCTCGACGGCGGTGCGATCTCCCTGGGGCACCCGCTCGGTTCCAGCGGCTCACGTATCGCGATCACCTTGCTGGGCCGCATGGAGCGCGAGCTGGGCACCGCCGACCGTAAGATTGGCCTCGCGACGATGTGCATCGGCGTCGGGCAGGGCGCGGCCATTCTCCTGGAAGGCATGTAA
- a CDS encoding VOC family protein, with product MALNFQVVIDCKNPHVLADWWAKTLEWIVEPQDEAFIRSMVDQGFATEAETTTHNGKLVWKDGAAIGPEEDQDKDTRRRFLFQTVPEDKTVKNRVHWDVRLNGQDKDEVRATLEARGAKYLWTAKQGPHEWHTMADPEGNEFCIS from the coding sequence ATGGCACTGAACTTTCAGGTAGTGATCGACTGCAAGAACCCGCACGTCCTCGCCGATTGGTGGGCCAAGACGCTCGAGTGGATCGTGGAGCCCCAGGACGAAGCGTTCATCCGGTCCATGGTCGATCAAGGCTTCGCCACGGAGGCCGAAACGACCACCCACAACGGCAAGCTCGTGTGGAAGGACGGCGCGGCCATCGGCCCGGAAGAAGACCAGGACAAAGACACGCGCCGGCGTTTCCTCTTCCAGACCGTTCCGGAAGACAAGACCGTCAAGAACCGCGTCCACTGGGACGTGCGCCTCAACGGACAGGACAAGGACGAAGTCCGCGCCACGTTGGAAGCGCGTGGCGCGAAATACCTCTGGACGGCCAAGCAAGGGCCACACGAATGGCACACCATGGCGGATCCCGAAGGCAACGAGTTCTGCATCAGCTGA
- a CDS encoding dienelactone hydrolase family protein, which translates to MVHIDLSADSVAAGGSRTLQGYLAEPDSDGPFPGVVLIHEAFGLDDVMRRHADRLAAAGYLTLAVDLYSDGGARRCLMATMRSLMSGTGRAFTDVSTARIWLRNDARCTGKVGVIGFCMGGAFALLAAHDDFDAASVNYGQLPRHLEQALEGACPVVANYGGKDRTMPGAAAKLEAALTNLGIEHDVKEFPTAGHAFMNDVPVGPRPLRPLMRVMGIKPDPAAAPEAWQRIEDHFAKYLRD; encoded by the coding sequence ATGGTGCACATCGACTTGAGCGCGGACAGCGTGGCGGCAGGAGGCTCGCGGACCCTGCAGGGGTACCTTGCCGAGCCCGACAGCGACGGGCCGTTTCCCGGCGTCGTACTCATCCATGAGGCCTTTGGGCTCGACGACGTGATGCGCCGCCACGCGGACCGGCTCGCCGCGGCGGGCTACCTGACCCTCGCCGTCGACCTCTACAGCGACGGCGGCGCGAGGCGCTGCCTCATGGCGACCATGCGCTCCCTGATGTCGGGTACGGGCCGGGCATTCACGGATGTTTCCACGGCACGGATCTGGCTCCGCAACGATGCCCGGTGCACCGGAAAAGTGGGGGTCATCGGTTTCTGCATGGGCGGAGCCTTCGCCCTGCTAGCGGCCCACGACGATTTCGACGCCGCCTCTGTGAACTACGGCCAGTTGCCGCGGCACCTGGAGCAGGCTTTGGAGGGGGCGTGCCCGGTGGTGGCCAACTACGGAGGGAAGGACAGGACGATGCCGGGAGCGGCCGCGAAGCTGGAGGCCGCCCTGACGAACCTCGGGATCGAGCACGACGTCAAGGAATTCCCGACGGCGGGCCACGCCTTCATGAACGACGTTCCGGTCGGGCCCCGGCCACTGCGGCCGTTGATGCGGGTGATGGGGATCAAGCCCGATCCGGCTGCGGCCCCGGAAGCCTGGCAGCGGATCGAGGACCACTTCGCGAAGTACCTGAGGGACTGA